From the Candidatus Woesearchaeota archaeon genome, one window contains:
- a CDS encoding DUF655 domain-containing protein: MIERQHAKEESAIVLDFLPHGYPFDKRPMHMKTPIVQAIGKKHFVLLELIPKKGIFLQPLTDVYIGEGKREEIHHISCKLLSDKLTQTAKLNLENTLKKLVEESQEKFIEFFNKSGPINTRMHQIELLPGIGKKHMWEIIEQRKEEPFKNFEDIKQRIKLIPDPEKLIIKRILLELEGSDKHRLFVDS, translated from the coding sequence ATGATAGAAAGACAACATGCAAAAGAAGAAAGTGCCATAGTCTTGGACTTTCTACCGCACGGGTATCCGTTCGACAAGAGACCGATGCATATGAAGACACCTATAGTGCAAGCTATAGGTAAAAAACATTTTGTTCTATTAGAATTAATACCTAAAAAAGGGATATTCCTACAACCTTTAACTGATGTTTATATTGGAGAAGGTAAAAGAGAGGAGATACATCACATCTCTTGTAAATTACTATCTGATAAACTTACACAAACTGCAAAGCTTAATTTAGAAAATACTTTAAAAAAACTTGTTGAAGAATCTCAAGAAAAGTTTATAGAATTCTTTAATAAATCTGGTCCAATAAACACAAGAATGCATCAAATCGAATTACTTCCAGGTATAGGAAAAAAGCATATGTGGGAAATTATAGAACAAAGAAAAGAAGAACCTTTCAAAAATTTTGAGGATATTAAACAAAGAATAAAACTTATTCCAGATCCAGAAAAACTAATCATAAAAAGAATTCTACTTGAATTAGAAGGTTCAGATAAACACAGACTTTTTGTAGATAGTTAA
- a CDS encoding 50S ribosomal protein L21e encodes MAQRTGSRRRKTRNKLRKNIRQKGKININNYLQGFKIGDRVAFIAEPAVQKGIYDRRFHGLTGEIIKKRGNCYEIKVHNFNKIKTIIAHPVHLRKA; translated from the coding sequence ATGGCACAAAGAACCGGTAGTAGAAGAAGAAAAACCAGAAATAAGCTTAGAAAGAATATAAGACAAAAAGGTAAAATAAACATAAATAACTACTTACAGGGCTTTAAAATAGGAGATAGAGTAGCATTTATAGCTGAACCTGCAGTTCAAAAAGGAATCTACGATAGAAGATTTCATGGATTAACAGGAGAGATAATCAAGAAAAGAGGAAACTGTTATGAAATCAAAGTTCATAATTTCAACAAAATTAAAACAATAATTGCACACCCTGTGCATCTAAGAAAGGCATAA
- a CDS encoding tRNA uridine(34) 5-carboxymethylaminomethyl modification radical SAM/GNAT enzyme Elp3, which produces MNLYKEIIKLILNGKEPEKAINLVSKKLKPKKFPKIVEVLLAASPSERKLLFNKLKSKPSRTSSGVAPIAVMTSPHNCPHGKCIMCPGGVNSYFGNVPQSYTGYEPATRRAIRNDYNPYLQVFNRLEQYFLLNQYPEKVELIIMGGTFLSYSKKYQENFISQCYKAMNDFSKLSYKKFIELFNLSPEKNLNQENDLIIKNKLLKKIKSTSLEKEKRINETSKIRCVALVIETRPDQCSLEQIKFMNKLGVTRVELGVQSIYPEVLKKLKRGHTLQDSIDSTERLRNNGFKITYHILLGALGSNEKKDIEMFKILFQDEKFKPDGLKIYPCMILKGTELYNLYKKKLFKPLTTEKAIKIISDIKKYIPEYCRVMRIQRDIPSTMIEEGVKKTNLRQYIKTKCRCIRCREVGHKKIIKTPKIVLKQFNYQASNSQEIFLSYEDVNNDALIGFLRLRLIKNKAHIRELHIYGNLTNLGKKGDYQHKGYGKLLLKKAEEICKQNKIKEISIISGIGVREYYKKLGYKLENNYMVKKA; this is translated from the coding sequence ATGAATCTCTATAAAGAAATAATAAAACTCATACTAAACGGAAAAGAACCTGAAAAAGCAATTAATTTAGTCTCTAAAAAATTAAAACCTAAAAAATTCCCAAAAATTGTTGAAGTTTTGCTAGCTGCCTCTCCCTCAGAAAGAAAATTATTATTCAACAAACTAAAAAGTAAGCCTTCTAGAACTAGCTCAGGCGTAGCACCCATAGCTGTAATGACTTCGCCCCATAATTGCCCTCATGGAAAGTGTATTATGTGTCCCGGCGGAGTGAACTCTTACTTTGGTAATGTTCCACAATCATATACCGGTTATGAACCTGCAACTAGAAGAGCAATTAGAAATGATTATAACCCTTATTTACAAGTATTTAACAGATTAGAACAATATTTTCTACTAAATCAATACCCTGAAAAAGTAGAGCTAATTATTATGGGTGGAACTTTCTTGAGTTATTCAAAAAAATACCAAGAAAATTTTATTTCTCAATGTTACAAAGCAATGAATGATTTCAGTAAATTATCTTATAAAAAATTTATAGAATTATTTAATTTAAGCCCTGAAAAAAATCTTAATCAAGAAAATGATTTAATAATTAAAAACAAATTATTAAAAAAAATAAAATCTACAAGTTTAGAAAAAGAGAAAAGGATTAATGAAACTTCTAAAATAAGATGCGTTGCTTTAGTAATAGAAACTCGTCCAGATCAATGCTCTTTAGAACAAATTAAATTCATGAATAAACTTGGTGTAACAAGAGTTGAACTAGGTGTTCAAAGTATTTATCCAGAAGTTCTTAAAAAATTAAAACGTGGACACACCTTACAAGATTCTATAGATTCAACTGAAAGATTAAGAAATAATGGCTTTAAAATAACTTATCATATATTATTAGGCGCTCTAGGATCAAATGAAAAGAAAGATATTGAAATGTTTAAAATTTTATTTCAAGATGAAAAATTTAAACCAGATGGACTTAAAATTTACCCTTGTATGATTCTAAAAGGAACTGAATTATACAATTTATACAAGAAAAAATTATTCAAGCCATTAACAACTGAAAAAGCAATTAAAATAATCTCAGATATAAAGAAATATATTCCCGAATATTGTAGGGTTATGAGAATACAAAGAGATATTCCTAGTACAATGATTGAAGAAGGAGTTAAAAAAACAAATCTAAGGCAATATATTAAAACCAAATGTAGATGTATTAGATGTAGAGAAGTAGGACATAAAAAAATAATTAAAACTCCAAAAATAGTTTTAAAACAATTTAATTATCAAGCCTCAAATTCACAAGAGATTTTTCTATCTTACGAAGATGTAAATAACGATGCTTTAATCGGCTTCTTAAGATTAAGATTAATTAAAAATAAAGCGCACATTAGAGAACTACATATCTATGGAAATTTAACTAATTTAGGTAAAAAAGGAGACTATCAACACAAAGGTTATGGAAAGCTACTTCTAAAAAAAGCAGAAGAAATTTGTAAACAAAACAAAATCAAAGAAATTTCTATTATTTCAGGCATTGGAGTTAGAGAATACTATAAAAAGTTAGGTTACAAACTCGAAAACAATTATATGGTCAAAAAAGCATAA
- the sppA gene encoding signal peptide peptidase SppA yields the protein MHRGILKIKVLVIVFAVLLLALIILGLISFFDKEIISNGIAIIPLNGEITTTGSDGIFSGASSSKITDKLEKANENSNVRAIILEINSPGGTVVASREIANKVESIDKPIIAWIRESGASGAYWIASASDWIVADDFSVTGSIGVIGSYVEFASLLENYNLTYRRLVAGENKDIGDPFTELTSSKEIILQQKLNLVREDFVNAVAKNRNLSKSKVELIAEGSFMFGKEAISLGLVDELGGKQEAINAAMKLSDLNSYRLIDYTEKTSLLNIFSGMFQQSAYSAGKGLGDSIKSNSLEIR from the coding sequence ATGCATCGAGGTATACTTAAAATAAAGGTGTTAGTAATAGTTTTTGCAGTTTTATTATTAGCTTTAATTATATTGGGTTTAATTAGTTTCTTTGATAAAGAAATTATTTCTAATGGTATAGCTATTATTCCTTTAAATGGAGAGATTACTACAACTGGTAGCGATGGCATTTTTTCTGGTGCAAGTTCTTCTAAGATAACTGATAAATTAGAAAAAGCTAATGAAAATTCAAATGTTAGAGCAATTATACTAGAAATAAATTCTCCTGGTGGAACTGTTGTTGCTTCAAGAGAAATTGCAAATAAAGTTGAATCTATAGATAAACCGATTATTGCTTGGATAAGAGAATCTGGAGCTTCTGGTGCTTATTGGATTGCAAGTGCTAGTGACTGGATAGTTGCTGATGATTTTAGTGTTACAGGTTCAATTGGAGTAATTGGAAGTTATGTTGAATTTGCAAGTTTATTAGAGAATTATAATTTGACTTATAGAAGATTAGTTGCTGGAGAAAATAAAGATATTGGAGATCCTTTTACTGAATTAACTTCTAGTAAAGAAATAATTTTACAGCAAAAATTAAATTTGGTTAGAGAAGATTTTGTTAATGCTGTTGCTAAAAATAGAAATTTATCTAAATCTAAAGTAGAATTAATTGCAGAGGGTTCTTTTATGTTTGGTAAAGAAGCTATTAGTCTAGGTTTAGTTGATGAATTGGGTGGAAAACAAGAAGCCATTAATGCAGCAATGAAATTAAGTGATTTAAATTCTTATAGATTAATTGATTATACTGAAAAAACAAGTTTGTTAAACATATTTTCTGGAATGTTTCAGCAAAGTGCATATTCTGCTGGAAAGGGTTTGGGAGATAGTATTAAATCTAATTCTTTGGAAATAAGATAG
- a CDS encoding nucleotidyltransferase domain-containing protein, producing MKLLNFLANNSDIRRIFGERELKIIEKQLWGINLTQSEKNRLSRDIRKKFDLVGKMAHLSNEFELKKGGAIKEIINESKEVILNDNLAKYIKRIILYGSVVENKITPKSDIDLAVEFDKINLKEATKFRIRISGNVSEKADIQVFNILPQKLKDAINRYSKVIFER from the coding sequence ATGAAATTATTAAATTTTTTAGCTAACAATTCGGATATAAGAAGGATATTTGGTGAGCGGGAGCTTAAGATTATTGAAAAACAATTATGGGGTATTAATCTAACTCAATCTGAGAAAAATAGACTTTCTAGAGATATAAGAAAGAAATTTGATTTAGTTGGAAAAATGGCTCATTTATCTAATGAATTTGAATTAAAAAAAGGCGGGGCTATTAAAGAAATTATAAATGAATCTAAGGAGGTTATTTTGAATGATAACCTTGCAAAGTATATAAAAAGAATAATTCTTTATGGTTCTGTAGTTGAAAATAAGATTACGCCTAAATCAGATATAGACCTTGCAGTTGAATTTGACAAAATTAATTTGAAAGAAGCTACTAAGTTTAGAATAAGAATTTCTGGAAATGTTTCTGAGAAGGCAGATATACAAGTATTTAATATTTTACCCCAAAAACTCAAAGATGCAATAAATCGTTATTCTAAGGTGATATTTGAAAGATGA
- a CDS encoding DUF86 domain-containing protein has protein sequence MRINDKIDEIENYLLELDEIMPKSYKDYLEDKKTKAACERYFEKILESIVDLAFLIIKEKGFKTPEDDKNAFDILTYENILSLDLSKKLKDAKGMRNILAQEYGKVDDSIVFESITEELISDAKDFLILIKKLKF, from the coding sequence ATGAGAATAAATGATAAAATAGATGAAATTGAAAATTATCTTTTAGAATTAGATGAGATTATGCCTAAATCTTATAAAGATTACTTAGAAGATAAAAAAACTAAGGCTGCATGTGAAAGGTATTTTGAGAAGATTCTAGAGTCTATAGTTGATTTGGCATTTTTAATTATTAAGGAAAAAGGTTTTAAGACTCCCGAGGATGATAAAAATGCTTTTGATATTCTTACTTATGAAAATATTCTCTCTTTGGATTTATCTAAAAAATTAAAAGATGCAAAAGGTATGCGAAATATACTTGCGCAGGAGTATGGGAAAGTTGATGATTCTATAGTTTTCGAATCTATTACAGAAGAATTGATTTCTGATGCTAAGGATTTTCTTATTTTGATAAAAAAGTTGAAATTCTAA
- the pth2 gene encoding peptidyl-tRNA hydrolase Pth2 yields the protein MKQIILVRKDLKLSKGKLAAQCSHASVEAVLNSEKSKVDSWRKQGMKKVILEVATEKDLFTFKENAKKMKLKCALITDAGKTEIEPGTITCLAIGPDDEKVIDKLTGHLKML from the coding sequence ATGAAACAAATAATACTCGTAAGAAAGGATTTAAAGCTTTCAAAAGGAAAGCTTGCAGCTCAATGTAGTCATGCATCTGTAGAAGCAGTTCTAAACTCAGAAAAATCTAAAGTAGACTCTTGGAGAAAACAAGGTATGAAAAAAGTTATTCTAGAAGTTGCAACTGAAAAAGATTTATTCACATTTAAAGAAAATGCAAAAAAAATGAAACTTAAGTGTGCATTAATTACAGACGCAGGAAAAACAGAAATTGAACCTGGAACTATAACTTGTTTAGCAATTGGTCCAGATGATGAAAAAGTAATTGATAAACTAACTGGACATTTAAAAATGCTATAA
- a CDS encoding 50S ribosome-binding GTPase, with product MPINAHPEYFKAEEDYRKATSSEAKLAGLKKMLSLSPTHKGSEVLRSEIKTKIAKLKQQQEKEKTSKTGSKSKFSIKKEGDSRVCIIGFTNTGKSTLLSKLTNAKPEIAEYKFTTKEPEVGIMDYKGIKLQVIETPALTDNIFETENGPSIISLIKTADLLILCLKDNQTKNQEIKEKENLIRLLKLLEIKNHFIYNYESTPNMIWKNLDIIKVYTKHPGKEKAFPPIAIKRGTTVGNLADYVHKDFKKNFKYARIWGSSAKFDSQQVGLNHVLKDDDIIEFHIK from the coding sequence ATGCCCATAAATGCACATCCTGAATACTTTAAAGCTGAAGAAGATTATAGGAAAGCAACCTCTTCAGAAGCTAAACTAGCTGGCTTAAAAAAGATGTTAAGTTTATCACCAACACACAAAGGTTCTGAAGTTCTTAGAAGTGAAATAAAAACAAAAATTGCAAAACTCAAACAACAACAAGAAAAAGAAAAAACATCTAAAACAGGTTCAAAATCAAAATTCTCAATCAAAAAAGAAGGAGACTCAAGAGTATGTATTATAGGCTTTACTAACACAGGAAAATCTACCTTACTTTCAAAACTAACAAATGCAAAACCTGAAATCGCAGAATATAAATTTACCACAAAAGAACCCGAAGTAGGTATAATGGATTATAAAGGAATAAAATTACAGGTTATAGAAACTCCTGCATTGACGGACAATATTTTTGAAACTGAAAATGGTCCTTCAATTATTTCTTTGATAAAAACAGCAGATCTGTTAATTTTGTGTTTAAAAGATAACCAAACTAAAAATCAAGAAATAAAAGAAAAAGAAAATTTAATTAGATTACTAAAACTCTTAGAAATAAAAAATCATTTTATTTATAACTATGAATCAACACCGAATATGATTTGGAAGAATTTAGATATAATAAAAGTTTATACTAAACATCCAGGAAAAGAAAAAGCTTTTCCACCTATAGCAATTAAACGCGGAACTACAGTTGGAAATCTTGCAGATTACGTACATAAAGACTTTAAGAAAAACTTCAAATATGCAAGAATCTGGGGCTCTTCAGCCAAATTTGACAGCCAACAAGTAGGTTTAAATCATGTTTTAAAAGATGATGATATTATAGAATTTCACATTAAATAA
- a CDS encoding mechanosensitive ion channel, producing the protein MLEIGNSKVLIDIVIAILIIVLGVIFGRIIGNLVRRILKEFNVDKILKDQANVKIPVEDFLGSFVSYILYFAAIIMALNKLGLTTGVLNAILIVLLVIVVILIILAFKDFVPNVVAGFFIYQTGKIKKGDDIEINNVRGLVVKVELAETTIKTKSDDLIIIPNSVINKSTLVKFNNKKK; encoded by the coding sequence ATGCTAGAAATAGGCAATTCAAAGGTGTTAATAGATATAGTCATAGCTATCTTAATAATCGTTTTGGGTGTAATTTTTGGAAGAATTATAGGCAATTTAGTCAGAAGAATATTGAAAGAGTTTAATGTTGATAAAATCTTAAAAGATCAAGCAAATGTGAAAATACCTGTTGAAGATTTTTTAGGAAGTTTTGTTAGTTATATACTTTATTTTGCAGCTATAATTATGGCTTTAAATAAATTAGGTTTGACTACGGGTGTTTTAAATGCGATTTTAATTGTGTTGCTTGTTATTGTGGTTATTTTAATTATATTGGCCTTTAAAGATTTTGTACCTAATGTAGTTGCAGGTTTCTTTATTTATCAAACTGGGAAAATAAAGAAAGGAGATGATATAGAAATTAATAATGTTAGAGGTTTAGTGGTTAAGGTAGAATTGGCGGAAACAACTATTAAGACTAAATCTGATGATTTAATTATTATACCTAATTCCGTGATTAATAAAAGTACTCTTGTTAAGTTTAATAATAAGAAAAAGTAA
- a CDS encoding ribosomal L7Ae/L30e/S12e/Gadd45 family protein, whose translation MTDLKEIMKKEKVIIGTERTIKAMKNNKVKNVLISNNCNELTKKEIIHLAKISDIKVEILSVPNQEVGLLCKKPFAISVLSY comes from the coding sequence ATGACAGATTTAAAAGAAATAATGAAAAAGGAAAAAGTAATCATTGGTACAGAAAGAACTATAAAAGCAATGAAAAATAATAAAGTAAAAAATGTTCTAATCTCAAATAATTGCAATGAACTAACAAAAAAAGAAATAATTCATCTTGCAAAAATCTCAGATATTAAAGTGGAAATACTATCTGTTCCTAATCAAGAAGTAGGACTCTTATGTAAAAAACCTTTTGCTATATCTGTATTAAGTTATTAA
- the rpoA2 gene encoding DNA-directed RNA polymerase subunit A'', which yields MTENVYSEFKEIPKHLVHEIKEELKDKKVSDSQLKEILAEIQREYVQAKINPGEAIGIVTAESIGEPGTQMVLKTFHFAGVAELNVTLGLPRLIEIFDARKEVATPTMEVYLKKEFYRDSQKVREIASKIKETTIGDIADEISTDIAESSLTIKINLEKLKLLGIELKDISKSVSKAAKNVHVKSKEDTIEITTKSKVELNELYLIKEKIKASFLCGIKGITYVLPVKTAEEYVILTSGSNLKEIGNIEGIDNTRTTTNNVFEIYNVLGVEAARQAIINEAEKVIKNQGIDINVRHILLVSDLMTHSGEIMGITRTGITGSKESVLARASFETPLKHLVNAALIGETDMLNSVVENVMLNQAVPLGTGLPGLLAKMKKDGSGKEEKEDKKE from the coding sequence ATGACAGAAAATGTATATTCAGAATTCAAGGAAATACCCAAACACTTAGTTCACGAAATAAAAGAAGAACTAAAAGATAAAAAAGTTTCAGATTCTCAATTAAAAGAAATTTTAGCAGAAATTCAAAGAGAATATGTTCAAGCAAAAATCAATCCGGGAGAAGCAATAGGTATAGTTACTGCTGAAAGTATTGGAGAGCCAGGTACACAAATGGTACTTAAAACATTCCACTTCGCAGGTGTAGCTGAACTTAATGTTACTTTAGGTTTACCAAGATTAATAGAAATATTTGATGCGAGAAAAGAAGTTGCAACGCCTACAATGGAAGTTTATCTTAAAAAGGAATTTTATAGAGACAGCCAAAAAGTAAGGGAAATTGCATCAAAAATAAAAGAAACAACTATAGGGGATATTGCTGATGAAATTTCAACGGATATTGCTGAATCATCCTTAACAATAAAAATTAATCTTGAAAAATTAAAATTACTGGGAATAGAACTAAAGGATATTTCAAAAAGTGTATCCAAAGCAGCAAAAAATGTACATGTAAAATCAAAAGAAGATACGATAGAAATAACAACAAAATCAAAAGTAGAATTAAATGAATTGTATTTAATAAAAGAAAAAATAAAAGCTTCATTTTTATGTGGTATAAAAGGAATTACTTATGTTCTTCCGGTAAAAACTGCTGAAGAATATGTAATTTTAACTTCAGGAAGTAATTTAAAAGAAATAGGGAATATAGAAGGAATAGATAATACGAGAACTACAACTAATAATGTATTTGAAATTTATAATGTTTTAGGAGTAGAGGCTGCAAGACAAGCTATAATTAATGAAGCTGAAAAAGTTATCAAAAACCAAGGCATTGATATTAATGTTAGGCATATTTTACTTGTTTCAGACTTAATGACTCATTCAGGAGAAATAATGGGTATTACAAGAACAGGCATAACTGGAAGTAAAGAAAGTGTGCTTGCAAGAGCAAGCTTCGAAACTCCATTAAAACATCTAGTTAACGCAGCATTAATAGGTGAAACAGATATGCTTAACTCAGTTGTTGAAAATGTTATGCTTAATCAAGCTGTTCCTTTAGGAACAGGATTACCTGGATTACTCGCCAAAATGAAAAAAGATGGCTCGGGTAAAGAAGAGAAAGAAGATAAAAAAGAATAA